The Streptomyces sp. NBC_00162 genome window below encodes:
- a CDS encoding IS5 family transposase → MSARRAYRSDVSDARWALIEPVFVAWRAARSGPGTAARVHDLREIVNAILYVNRTGIPWEYLPHDFPPFKTVYDYFAKWEADGTTELVHDLLRDRTRRANARSAEPSAAVVDAQSVKTSSNVSEASQGIDAGKKIKGRKRHLITDTLGLVLTVLVTAASVHDSVGGKQALTELAAAHPSVTRVWADGGYQTSVIQHGAGLGIDVQVVQRPRVKGFRPLPKRWVIERTFGWLMQHRRLARDYEALPQRSRTMIHWAMANKMSRELTGESSPTWRIETDIPFTTI, encoded by the coding sequence ATGAGTGCTCGGCGTGCGTATCGCAGTGACGTCTCGGATGCCCGCTGGGCCTTGATCGAGCCGGTGTTCGTCGCCTGGCGGGCCGCAAGATCAGGGCCCGGTACCGCAGCGCGGGTGCACGACCTGCGAGAGATCGTGAACGCGATCCTGTACGTCAACCGCACCGGTATTCCGTGGGAGTACCTGCCCCACGACTTCCCGCCGTTCAAGACCGTCTACGACTACTTCGCCAAGTGGGAGGCGGACGGAACAACCGAGCTGGTCCATGACCTCTTGCGTGACCGGACCCGCCGGGCGAACGCTCGAAGCGCCGAGCCGTCCGCAGCCGTGGTGGACGCGCAGAGCGTGAAGACCTCGAGCAATGTCTCCGAAGCCAGTCAGGGCATCGATGCCGGCAAGAAGATCAAAGGACGCAAACGTCACCTGATCACCGACACCCTCGGACTGGTCCTGACAGTCCTCGTCACCGCCGCCTCGGTCCACGACTCCGTCGGCGGCAAGCAGGCTCTGACCGAGTTGGCAGCGGCCCATCCGAGCGTGACCAGGGTGTGGGCCGACGGCGGCTACCAGACCAGCGTGATCCAGCACGGCGCCGGCCTCGGGATCGATGTTCAGGTAGTGCAGCGACCGCGCGTGAAGGGCTTCCGGCCGCTGCCCAAGCGGTGGGTGATCGAGCGGACCTTCGGCTGGCTGATGCAGCACCGCCGCCTGGCACGTGACTACGAAGCCCTACCTCAGAGATCCCGCACGATGATCCACTGGGCCATGGCTAACAAAATGAGCCGTGAGCTCACCGGAGAATCGTCACCAACCTGGCGAATCGAAACGGACATCCCGTTCACAACCATATGA